One stretch of Cedecea neteri DNA includes these proteins:
- a CDS encoding MarR family transcriptional regulator: MSNSTGIPPSKLHLGLLIHLSNQFKDQLITQYFSPMGITGAQFKVLISIFKGFNSPVEVSKNLVMDTGAMSRMLERMVKRDLIVRNVNPEDKRQVILALTEKGQELCEAFQNDALASIIGTLTERLTPEESKQLNELLIKMLPDEITERHL, from the coding sequence ATGAGTAACTCTACGGGTATCCCTCCTTCTAAACTGCACCTTGGCCTGCTGATTCACCTGTCGAACCAGTTCAAAGACCAGCTCATTACCCAGTATTTTTCGCCGATGGGCATTACCGGTGCGCAATTTAAAGTCTTGATAAGTATCTTTAAGGGCTTCAACAGCCCGGTTGAAGTCAGCAAAAATCTGGTGATGGATACCGGCGCCATGAGCCGCATGCTTGAACGAATGGTGAAGCGAGATCTGATCGTGCGAAACGTGAATCCCGAAGATAAACGTCAGGTGATTCTGGCGCTGACCGAGAAAGGGCAAGAGCTATGCGAAGCTTTCCAGAACGACGCGCTGGCGTCGATTATCGGCACCCTTACCGAGCGCCTGACGCCTGAAGAATCAAAGCAGCTCAATGAACTGCTAATCAAAATGCTGCCGGATGAGATCACCGAGCGCCACCTCTGA
- a CDS encoding DUF2754 family protein → MLTLKMRRDWHYYAVAIGLIFILNGVIGLMGLETTGWQNYAVGLVTWVICFWLAGFIIRRPREESETAEP, encoded by the coding sequence ATGTTAACCCTGAAAATGCGTCGTGACTGGCACTACTATGCGGTGGCGATAGGGCTGATTTTTATTCTTAACGGCGTGATTGGCCTGATGGGGCTGGAAACGACGGGCTGGCAGAATTATGCGGTGGGGCTGGTGACCTGGGTGATTTGTTTCTGGCTGGCAGGCTTTATTATCCGCCGCCCCCGGGAAGAGTCGGAAACGGCGGAGCCTTAA
- a CDS encoding LysR substrate-binding domain-containing protein: MELRHLRYFVTLAETGHFGQAAARLHIVQPALSMQIRTLEDEVGGPLFTRTSRKVELTEAGRLLLPEARRTLEQAEHAKNIVQRALRGETGLVRIGFAGNAVVSGCLMNDVRAFRRLLPKVELQLQEMSPLALGEALRQRAVDVAYTPLMGELAEDIEAVKIAEWPMMVAVAEGSPLAAEKRITLEMLAQVPHIQFAAGEGDEALEQVRERWGSEVPEPLYRASSTLGALAMVASGFGIALLPHSFTHMAIPHLVYQPISDRRLTAELLLLSRRDETQGAVKAWVRLALKNNHNETL, encoded by the coding sequence ATGGAATTAAGACACCTTCGCTACTTCGTGACGCTGGCCGAAACCGGTCATTTTGGCCAGGCCGCCGCGCGGCTGCACATTGTCCAGCCCGCGCTAAGTATGCAGATTCGCACGCTGGAAGACGAAGTAGGCGGGCCGCTGTTTACGCGCACCAGCCGTAAGGTCGAGCTAACGGAAGCGGGAAGATTGCTGCTGCCGGAGGCGAGACGCACGCTTGAACAGGCCGAGCACGCTAAAAATATAGTTCAGAGAGCGCTGCGGGGCGAAACCGGCCTGGTGAGAATTGGCTTTGCCGGTAACGCCGTGGTTTCCGGGTGCTTGATGAACGACGTTCGCGCTTTTCGCCGGCTTCTGCCGAAGGTCGAGCTTCAGCTTCAGGAAATGTCACCCCTCGCGCTCGGTGAGGCGCTCAGGCAGCGGGCTGTCGACGTAGCTTATACGCCGCTGATGGGCGAGCTTGCCGAAGATATTGAGGCGGTTAAAATTGCGGAATGGCCGATGATGGTTGCGGTGGCCGAAGGCAGCCCGCTGGCGGCCGAAAAGCGGATCACGCTTGAGATGCTGGCGCAGGTTCCTCATATTCAGTTCGCCGCCGGCGAGGGCGACGAAGCCCTGGAGCAGGTTCGGGAGCGGTGGGGCAGTGAAGTCCCCGAGCCGCTATACCGCGCATCCAGCACGCTTGGCGCACTGGCAATGGTGGCCTCCGGTTTTGGCATTGCGCTGCTGCCGCATTCTTTTACCCACATGGCTATCCCGCACCTGGTTTATCAGCCAATTTCCGATCGGCGACTGACGGCTGAATTGCTATTGTTAAGCCGTCGCGATGAAACTCAGGGGGCCGTTAAGGCCTGGGTTCGTCTGGCCCTGAAAAATAATCACAACGAAACGTTATGA
- the iraP gene encoding anti-adapter protein IraP: MKNLIAELLVKLAEKEEESKELVAQVEALEIVVTALLRRLEQGERSALVASIEGALDDASPKTAVPVQDTELLRQYLKKLLIHPRS; the protein is encoded by the coding sequence ATGAAAAATCTTATTGCAGAGTTATTGGTTAAACTCGCCGAAAAGGAAGAAGAGTCAAAAGAGCTGGTCGCTCAGGTGGAAGCCCTGGAAATAGTGGTGACGGCCTTATTGAGACGGCTTGAACAAGGCGAACGTTCGGCATTAGTTGCCAGTATTGAAGGGGCGTTAGATGATGCCTCCCCAAAGACCGCAGTGCCCGTCCAGGATACCGAATTACTCCGTCAATATTTAAAAAAGCTCCTTATCCATCCCCGTAGTTGA
- a CDS encoding nuclear transport factor 2 family protein produces the protein MNSDYLQDRLAINDLINGWMHRDLAQWDKLSALFYPEGTIEVTWFEGLASEFIQGSMRMGKSDISTKHLIGTPVVSFNSAQDKAISETNAMIIGQNHRLEMGATCHNRFYDMLEKRQGVWRILRRQVVYDFGSFDFPFGPVDIDKEAAKRYPAAYAPLAYLLEKSGFPVQRVFATQGSDLEIAMKKEAQSWLVG, from the coding sequence ATGAACAGTGACTATTTGCAGGACCGCCTCGCCATTAACGACTTAATCAACGGCTGGATGCACCGGGATCTTGCCCAGTGGGACAAGCTATCTGCGCTCTTCTACCCGGAAGGCACTATCGAAGTCACCTGGTTTGAGGGCCTTGCCAGCGAATTTATCCAGGGCTCGATGCGGATGGGCAAGTCCGACATCAGCACCAAACACCTGATTGGTACGCCGGTCGTCAGCTTCAATAGCGCACAAGACAAGGCGATCTCTGAAACCAACGCCATGATTATTGGCCAAAACCACAGGTTAGAAATGGGCGCCACCTGCCATAACCGTTTCTATGACATGCTGGAAAAACGCCAGGGCGTCTGGCGAATTCTGCGCCGCCAGGTGGTTTACGATTTTGGCTCATTCGACTTCCCGTTTGGCCCGGTGGACATTGATAAAGAGGCGGCAAAACGCTACCCGGCAGCCTACGCCCCCCTCGCATATCTGCTGGAAAAATCAGGTTTTCCTGTACAGCGCGTGTTTGCAACGCAAGGCTCAGACCTCGAAATTGCGATGAAAAAAGAGGCCCAGTCCTGGCTGGTTGGCTGA
- the ddlA gene encoding D-alanine--D-alanine ligase — protein MAKLRVGIVFGGKSAEHEVSLQSAKNIVDAIDKSKFDVVLLGIDKQGQWHINDASSYLLNANNPALIALNRSEKNVALVPGQTEHQLIEANGAEQLSQVDVIFPIVHGTLGEDGSLQGMLRVANLPFVGSGVLGSAVSMDKDIAKRLLRDAGLNVAPFITLTRANRAKISFAEVEKQLGLPLFVKPANQGSSVGVSKANSEEQYHAAVALAFEFDHKVVVETGIKGREIECAVLGNDYPQASTCGEIVVNSEFYSYDTKYIDEQAAKVVVPAVLDADVNDKIRKIAVRAYQALECSGMARVDVFLTENNEVIINEINTLPGFTNISMYPKLWQASGISYQELITRLIELALERHQQDCALKSSITS, from the coding sequence ATGGCAAAACTGCGGGTTGGTATCGTGTTTGGTGGGAAATCGGCAGAACACGAGGTGTCGCTGCAGTCGGCAAAAAATATCGTCGACGCCATTGATAAGTCGAAATTTGATGTGGTGCTGCTGGGGATTGATAAACAGGGCCAGTGGCATATCAACGATGCGTCCAGCTACCTGCTGAACGCCAATAATCCGGCGCTTATCGCCCTGAACCGGTCAGAGAAGAACGTGGCGCTGGTTCCAGGCCAGACCGAGCATCAGCTTATTGAAGCTAACGGCGCGGAACAGCTTTCTCAGGTCGACGTGATTTTCCCGATTGTGCACGGCACGCTGGGTGAAGACGGTTCCCTGCAGGGCATGCTGCGCGTCGCTAATCTGCCGTTTGTTGGCTCGGGCGTGCTGGGCTCAGCGGTGAGTATGGATAAGGACATTGCCAAACGCCTGCTGCGTGACGCGGGTCTGAACGTGGCGCCATTCATTACGCTGACGCGCGCTAACCGTGCAAAAATCAGCTTCGCCGAGGTAGAAAAACAGCTCGGCCTGCCGCTGTTTGTTAAGCCAGCCAACCAGGGCTCCTCCGTCGGCGTTAGCAAAGCCAATAGCGAAGAGCAGTATCACGCGGCGGTGGCGTTAGCCTTTGAGTTTGACCATAAAGTGGTGGTCGAGACCGGCATTAAAGGCCGTGAAATCGAATGTGCGGTGTTGGGGAACGATTACCCGCAGGCCAGCACCTGCGGCGAGATCGTGGTCAACAGCGAGTTTTACTCCTACGACACCAAGTACATCGATGAGCAGGCCGCGAAGGTGGTCGTCCCTGCGGTGCTTGACGCAGACGTTAACGATAAGATTCGTAAAATTGCGGTTCGCGCTTATCAGGCGCTGGAGTGCAGCGGCATGGCCCGCGTTGACGTCTTCCTGACCGAAAACAACGAAGTTATCATCAACGAGATCAATACGCTGCCGGGCTTCACCAACATCAGCATGTATCCCAAGCTGTGGCAGGCCAGCGGCATCAGCTATCAGGAACTGATCACCCGCCTGATTGAGCTTGCCCTTGAGCGCCACCAGCAGGATTGTGCGCTGAAAAGCTCCATCACTTCGTAA
- a CDS encoding DHA2 family efflux MFS transporter permease subunit: MQDKAAFTPPSLLLATIALSLATFMQVLDSTIANVALPTIAGNLGVSADQGTWVITSFAVCNAIALPLTGWFTRRFGQLKLFVGSVALFTLTSFLCGFAHSMTELIIFRALQGFFAGPMFPMCQTLLLIIFPSSKRSMALALLSMVTVVAPIVGPITGGWITDNYSWPWIFYINVPIGIFAAIVVWAQLREREETTTIAPIDYIGIALLVLGVGLLQVVLDKGNDLDWFASPEIITMSVISAVSLVSFVIWELGERHPIVNLRLFADRNFAIGTLSLTLGYAAFFAINIILPQWLQTQMGYTAIWAGLAAAPMGVLPLLLTPIVGRYANQVDMRLLATLSFLTMGASCLLRAQFNTSVDFRTIAEVQLFMGIGVAFFFMPITTIVLSNLHGVEVAEGSGLATFFRVLGGSFASSLTTWIWSRREVYHHANLTESVSAYNPSAMDYLHKMGGATQQHLAVVDKTIEQQAYMMSTIDYFWLLGWGFMALIVVIWFARPPFIRAGAPGAPSAGH; encoded by the coding sequence ATGCAAGATAAGGCGGCGTTTACGCCCCCCAGCCTGCTGCTGGCGACCATCGCGCTGTCGCTGGCCACCTTTATGCAGGTGCTGGACTCCACCATCGCTAACGTGGCGCTGCCGACGATCGCCGGTAACCTCGGCGTCAGCGCCGATCAGGGCACCTGGGTTATCACCTCGTTCGCGGTGTGTAACGCCATTGCCCTGCCGCTGACCGGCTGGTTTACCCGCCGGTTTGGGCAGCTCAAACTGTTCGTCGGGTCGGTGGCGCTGTTTACCCTCACCTCGTTCCTGTGCGGTTTTGCCCACAGCATGACCGAGCTGATTATCTTCCGTGCGCTGCAGGGCTTTTTCGCCGGGCCGATGTTCCCGATGTGCCAGACGCTGCTGCTGATAATCTTCCCGTCCAGCAAGCGAAGTATGGCGCTGGCGCTGCTGTCGATGGTAACGGTTGTCGCGCCGATTGTCGGGCCGATCACCGGGGGCTGGATAACCGATAACTATTCCTGGCCGTGGATCTTCTACATCAACGTGCCGATCGGGATCTTTGCCGCCATCGTGGTGTGGGCGCAGCTGCGTGAACGCGAAGAGACCACCACCATCGCCCCAATCGACTACATCGGCATTGCGCTGCTGGTGCTCGGCGTCGGGCTGCTTCAGGTGGTGCTGGACAAGGGGAACGATCTCGACTGGTTTGCCTCGCCGGAAATCATCACCATGTCGGTTATCTCGGCCGTTTCGCTGGTATCGTTTGTCATTTGGGAACTGGGTGAGCGCCACCCAATCGTTAACCTGCGGCTGTTCGCCGACCGTAACTTTGCCATCGGCACATTGTCGCTGACGCTGGGGTACGCGGCGTTCTTCGCCATCAACATTATTCTGCCGCAGTGGCTGCAGACCCAGATGGGCTATACCGCTATTTGGGCCGGTCTTGCCGCCGCGCCGATGGGCGTATTGCCGCTGCTGCTGACGCCGATTGTCGGGCGCTACGCCAACCAGGTGGATATGCGCCTGCTGGCCACGCTGTCGTTCCTGACCATGGGCGCTTCGTGCCTGCTGCGCGCGCAGTTTAATACCAGCGTGGATTTCCGCACTATTGCCGAAGTGCAGCTGTTCATGGGGATTGGCGTGGCGTTCTTCTTCATGCCGATAACCACCATTGTGCTGTCGAACCTGCACGGCGTTGAAGTCGCAGAAGGCTCTGGCCTGGCAACCTTCTTCCGCGTGCTCGGCGGGTCGTTTGCTTCTTCGCTGACCACCTGGATTTGGTCCCGCCGCGAGGTTTACCACCACGCCAACCTGACGGAAAGCGTGTCGGCCTATAACCCTTCGGCGATGGATTATCTGCATAAGATGGGCGGCGCTACGCAGCAGCACCTCGCCGTGGTGGATAAAACCATCGAACAGCAGGCCTATATGATGTCGACCATCGACTACTTCTGGCTGCTGGGCTGGGGCTTTATGGCGCTGATTGTGGTGATTTGGTTTGCCCGTCCGCCGTTTATACGGGCAGGCGCACCGGGGGCCCCTTCCGCAGGGCACTAA
- the sbmA gene encoding peptide antibiotic transporter SbmA, protein MFKSFFPSPKLFFLSAALWGLLAIIFWQAGGGLWLENLAGASQQIPISAARFWTLKAFVFYVFYAVCVGLFAGVWALVSPHPWQRWSILGSSLIVFVTWFMVELGVAINAWYAPFFDLIQTALASPNKVPLQRFYSETGVFLGIALIYVTVGVLNSFFISHYVFRWRTAMNDYYMENWQKLRHIEGAAQRVQEDTMRFASTLEDMGVSLLQSVMTLIAFLPILVALSPHVKELPIVGAVPYGLVIAAIIWSLMGTGLLAAVGIKLPGLQFNNQKVEAAYRKELVYGEDDASRATPPTVKALFGDVRHNYFRLYFHYTYFNIVRILYLQIDNVFGLFLLFPSIAAGAITLGLMQQITNAFGQVRGSFQYLISSWTTLVELMSIYKRLRSFERTLQDVPVPGTEEAV, encoded by the coding sequence ATGTTTAAATCTTTCTTCCCGTCGCCGAAGCTGTTTTTTCTTTCGGCGGCACTATGGGGACTACTCGCAATCATATTTTGGCAGGCCGGCGGCGGCCTGTGGTTAGAAAACCTTGCGGGCGCCAGCCAGCAAATCCCCATTAGCGCGGCACGCTTCTGGACGCTAAAAGCATTTGTTTTTTATGTTTTTTACGCTGTCTGTGTCGGGCTTTTTGCCGGTGTGTGGGCGTTGGTGAGCCCACATCCCTGGCAACGTTGGTCGATTCTCGGCTCGTCGCTGATCGTCTTTGTGACCTGGTTTATGGTTGAGCTGGGCGTGGCGATTAACGCCTGGTATGCCCCGTTCTTTGACCTTATCCAAACCGCGTTGGCTTCCCCAAATAAAGTCCCTTTGCAGCGGTTCTATAGCGAAACCGGCGTATTCCTCGGCATTGCTCTTATTTATGTCACCGTCGGCGTGCTGAATAGCTTCTTTATCAGCCACTACGTCTTCCGCTGGCGCACCGCGATGAACGACTACTATATGGAAAACTGGCAGAAGCTGCGCCATATCGAAGGGGCGGCCCAGCGTGTGCAGGAAGACACCATGCGCTTTGCCTCCACGCTTGAGGATATGGGCGTGAGCCTGCTGCAGTCGGTGATGACCCTGATTGCCTTCTTGCCTATTCTTGTCGCGCTGTCTCCACACGTTAAAGAATTGCCGATTGTTGGCGCGGTGCCTTATGGCCTGGTAATTGCGGCGATTATCTGGTCGCTGATGGGAACCGGCCTGCTGGCTGCGGTCGGGATAAAGCTGCCGGGACTGCAGTTTAATAACCAGAAAGTGGAGGCCGCCTACCGTAAAGAGCTGGTTTACGGGGAAGATGACGCCAGTCGCGCGACTCCGCCAACGGTGAAAGCGCTGTTTGGCGACGTTCGACATAACTACTTCCGGCTCTACTTCCACTACACCTATTTCAACATCGTGCGCATCCTTTACCTCCAGATAGACAATGTGTTTGGCCTGTTCCTGCTGTTCCCTTCGATCGCCGCAGGTGCAATTACCCTGGGCCTGATGCAGCAGATAACCAACGCTTTTGGCCAGGTACGCGGCTCGTTCCAGTATCTGATCAGTTCCTGGACCACGCTGGTTGAGCTGATGTCTATCTACAAACGTCTGCGCAGCTTCGAGCGCACGCTGCAGGATGTGCCGGTGCCGGGTACCGAAGAAGCCGTCTAA
- a CDS encoding DUF1615 domain-containing protein, which yields MALSLGALLVLTGCTTKGSTPASTTTAAAKPIDIETVARRKIPEGVKDRAGLAKDLLTTLKSQNLEPNEENICSVLAVALQESNLQADPAVPGLNKIAWKEIDRRAEKMHIPPLLVHTALRINSPNGKSYSERLDNVKTEGQLSAIFDDFLTMVPMGQKLFGSFNPVRTGGTMQVSVAFAEKHTDGYPWKMEGSVRQEVFTRRGGLWFGTYHLLNYPANYSQPLYRFADYNAGWYASRNAAFQSAVSRAAGVKLALDGDLILYTSDKPSSTEMAVRKLSKQLDMSDSEIRRALQKGDSIGFEKTSLYKQVFAIAEKKAGQPLPKEVLPGITLESPKITRNLTTAWFAKRVDDRRASCMQR from the coding sequence ATGGCGCTCTCTCTGGGAGCCTTGTTGGTATTGACTGGGTGTACAACCAAAGGCAGCACGCCGGCCTCTACTACGACCGCGGCAGCTAAGCCAATAGATATCGAAACCGTTGCCCGGCGGAAAATCCCGGAAGGGGTAAAGGATAGGGCGGGCCTGGCAAAAGACCTGCTGACGACCTTAAAAAGCCAAAACCTTGAGCCGAACGAAGAGAACATCTGTTCCGTACTGGCCGTGGCGTTACAGGAGTCCAATCTGCAGGCTGACCCGGCGGTGCCGGGGTTGAATAAAATCGCCTGGAAAGAGATAGACCGCCGCGCCGAGAAAATGCACATTCCACCGCTGCTGGTGCATACCGCACTGCGCATTAATTCCCCCAACGGCAAGAGCTACAGCGAAAGGCTGGATAACGTCAAAACCGAAGGGCAGCTTAGCGCCATTTTTGACGACTTCCTGACGATGGTGCCGATGGGGCAGAAGCTGTTCGGCAGCTTTAACCCGGTGCGAACCGGCGGCACGATGCAGGTCAGCGTGGCCTTTGCCGAGAAGCATACCGACGGCTATCCGTGGAAGATGGAAGGCTCCGTGCGCCAGGAGGTCTTCACCCGCCGCGGTGGGCTTTGGTTTGGCACCTACCATCTGCTGAATTATCCGGCTAACTACAGCCAACCTCTTTATCGCTTTGCCGACTACAATGCGGGCTGGTACGCCAGCCGAAACGCTGCCTTCCAGAGCGCGGTCAGCCGCGCGGCGGGCGTGAAGCTGGCATTGGACGGGGACCTGATCCTCTATACCAGCGACAAGCCGAGCAGTACCGAGATGGCGGTGCGCAAGCTGTCAAAACAGCTGGATATGAGCGACAGCGAAATTCGCCGGGCGCTGCAAAAAGGGGACAGCATTGGGTTTGAAAAAACCAGCCTCTACAAGCAGGTCTTTGCGATAGCGGAGAAAAAGGCGGGTCAGCCGTTGCCGAAAGAGGTGCTGCCCGGCATCACGCTTGAAAGCCCGAAAATTACCCGCAATCTGACCACGGCCTGGTTTGCAAAACGGGTGGACGATAGACGGGCGAGCTGTATGCAGCGCTAA
- a CDS encoding DUF2755 family protein: MADVSFSKAVIPATRVIMTTKTEGSVPGNVAYALFVLFCFWVATQMLNLIVQAPGVLEYLAQSNDASRPRIEMGLAVSTIFGLIPFLLGALTIGIVALALRLRHRRNSAWFY; the protein is encoded by the coding sequence ATGGCTGATGTTTCATTCTCGAAAGCCGTTATTCCGGCAACTCGGGTAATAATGACGACAAAAACGGAAGGGTCGGTGCCCGGCAACGTTGCCTACGCGCTGTTCGTTCTGTTTTGCTTCTGGGTTGCCACCCAAATGCTGAATCTTATCGTTCAGGCTCCCGGCGTGCTGGAATACCTGGCCCAAAGCAACGATGCCAGCCGCCCACGCATTGAGATGGGCCTGGCGGTCAGCACCATTTTTGGACTCATTCCTTTCCTGCTGGGCGCGCTGACTATTGGCATCGTCGCCCTGGCGCTACGCCTGCGGCACCGCCGCAACTCAGCCTGGTTTTACTGA
- a CDS encoding HlyD family efflux transporter periplasmic adaptor subunit, which produces MQTSTEQVERAPGKRKRNFAIFLIILLLIGAGCVAWYMLYARYYETTDDAYVNGNQVTLTPQIGGTVTQVSVDEGDYVEKGQPLVQLDPSDTEIALQQAEANLANTVRQVRGLYSTADNYRAQVAAKQVALQTAQSDYARRQKIFATGAIAAEDLSHYRDAVTSAQSDLVAAQQALRTNLAMVDDTVIDSHPEIKSAVATLRQRFLDNARSTIVAPVSGFVAKRAVQLGMRVDSGTTLLAIVPLDQVWVDANFKESQMQAMRLGQKVTLTADLYGDDVEYQGTIESLGIGTGSAFSLLPAQNASGNWIKIVQRLPVRITLDPHDMQKHPLRVGLSMFARVDIRNADGHLLPQKTVAAPRFTTDVYQNALDEADKLVTKILHDNSQPVASGNR; this is translated from the coding sequence ATGCAAACCTCTACCGAGCAGGTTGAACGCGCGCCGGGCAAACGCAAGCGTAACTTCGCCATCTTTCTCATCATCCTGTTGCTCATCGGCGCAGGCTGCGTGGCGTGGTACATGCTCTACGCGCGCTACTACGAAACAACCGACGACGCTTACGTCAACGGCAACCAGGTCACGCTGACGCCGCAAATCGGCGGGACGGTGACTCAGGTCAGCGTCGATGAAGGCGACTATGTCGAAAAAGGCCAGCCGCTGGTGCAGCTTGATCCAAGCGATACCGAAATTGCGCTCCAGCAGGCGGAAGCCAACCTTGCCAACACCGTGCGCCAGGTACGCGGGCTTTACAGCACCGCGGACAACTACCGTGCCCAGGTTGCCGCGAAGCAGGTTGCGCTGCAAACCGCGCAAAGCGACTACGCTCGCCGCCAGAAAATCTTTGCCACCGGCGCGATTGCCGCTGAAGACTTGTCCCACTACCGCGATGCGGTCACCAGCGCGCAGAGCGACCTGGTCGCCGCCCAGCAGGCATTGCGCACTAACCTCGCAATGGTGGATGACACGGTCATCGACAGCCATCCGGAAATTAAAAGCGCCGTGGCCACGCTGCGCCAGCGCTTCCTCGACAACGCGCGCAGCACCATCGTCGCGCCGGTGAGCGGATTTGTCGCTAAGCGCGCCGTTCAGCTGGGCATGCGCGTCGATTCCGGCACTACCCTGCTGGCGATTGTGCCGCTGGACCAGGTGTGGGTTGACGCCAACTTCAAAGAGAGCCAGATGCAGGCCATGCGCCTGGGGCAGAAAGTAACGCTGACCGCCGATCTCTACGGCGACGACGTGGAATACCAGGGCACCATTGAAAGCCTCGGCATCGGCACCGGCAGCGCCTTCTCGCTGTTACCGGCCCAGAACGCCAGCGGCAACTGGATCAAAATCGTGCAGCGCCTGCCGGTCCGCATCACGCTTGACCCGCATGACATGCAGAAGCACCCGCTTCGCGTAGGGCTGTCGATGTTTGCTCGCGTGGATATCCGCAATGCTGACGGCCACCTGCTGCCGCAAAAGACCGTCGCCGCACCGCGCTTCACCACCGACGTTTACCAGAACGCGCTGGACGAAGCCGACAAGCTGGTCACCAAAATCCTTCATGACAACAGCCAGCCGGTAGCGTCAGGCAACCGCTAA
- a CDS encoding multidrug efflux MFS transporter, whose translation MESWKVNLISVWFGCFFTGLAISQILPFLPLYVEQLGVTSHEALSLWSGLTFSVTFLVSAIVSPMWGSLADRKGRKLMLLRASFGMAVAILLQAFATNVWQLFLLRAVMGLTSGYIPNAMALIASQVPRERSGWAISTLSTGQISGVIVGPLLGGFMADHLGLRPVFFATAGLLMVSFLVTLLLIKEGARPKISKDERLTGKEVFATLPYPWLIFSLFITTLVIQLCNGSIGPILALFIKQLSPDSLNIAFMSGFIAALPGISALFAAPKLGKLGDRIGTERILMATLCCAVVLFLAMSFVTSPVQLGILRFMLGFADGAMLPAVQTLLLKYCSDQVTGRIFGYNQSFMYLGNVAGPLMGAGVSAMAGFRYVFAATAVVVLLNVWQLAAALKRKNARQQILDRKT comes from the coding sequence ATGGAGTCCTGGAAGGTTAACCTCATTTCAGTCTGGTTCGGCTGCTTCTTTACCGGCCTTGCGATCAGCCAGATTTTGCCTTTTCTTCCGCTCTACGTTGAGCAACTCGGCGTCACCTCCCACGAAGCACTCTCCCTTTGGTCCGGCCTCACCTTCAGCGTCACGTTTTTAGTCTCGGCAATTGTCTCTCCGATGTGGGGCAGCCTGGCCGACCGTAAAGGGCGCAAGCTGATGCTGCTCCGCGCCTCCTTCGGCATGGCAGTGGCTATTCTGCTGCAGGCTTTTGCCACCAACGTCTGGCAGCTGTTCCTGCTGCGGGCGGTGATGGGCTTGACCTCAGGCTATATCCCTAATGCCATGGCGCTGATTGCTTCGCAGGTTCCGCGTGAGCGCAGCGGCTGGGCCATCAGCACGTTATCTACCGGGCAAATCAGCGGCGTGATCGTGGGCCCGCTGCTGGGCGGTTTTATGGCTGACCACTTGGGGCTCCGGCCGGTTTTCTTTGCCACCGCCGGCCTGCTGATGGTCAGTTTCCTGGTGACGCTGCTGCTGATTAAAGAGGGCGCACGGCCTAAAATCAGCAAGGATGAGCGCCTGACCGGAAAGGAGGTGTTTGCCACGCTGCCTTATCCCTGGCTTATTTTCAGCCTGTTTATTACCACGCTGGTGATTCAGCTCTGCAACGGCTCGATTGGGCCTATCCTGGCGCTGTTTATTAAACAGCTTTCCCCGGACAGCCTTAACATCGCTTTTATGAGCGGGTTTATCGCCGCCTTGCCGGGGATTTCCGCGCTGTTTGCTGCGCCAAAACTTGGCAAACTGGGCGACCGCATTGGCACCGAACGTATTTTGATGGCGACGCTGTGCTGCGCGGTGGTGTTATTCCTGGCAATGTCCTTTGTGACCTCTCCGGTGCAGCTTGGAATATTGCGTTTTATGCTGGGCTTTGCCGACGGAGCCATGCTGCCAGCGGTGCAAACGCTGCTGCTGAAATACTGTAGTGACCAGGTGACCGGGCGCATCTTCGGGTATAACCAGTCGTTTATGTATTTAGGGAACGTCGCCGGGCCTTTAATGGGGGCAGGTGTGTCCGCAATGGCCGGTTTTCGTTACGTTTTTGCGGCAACCGCCGTGGTTGTGCTGCTCAATGTCTGGCAGCTTGCCGCTGCTCTTAAACGGAAAAATGCCCGGCAGCAGATACTCGACAGAAAAACCTGA